Part of the Usitatibacter palustris genome, ATGCCGCACCTTGGGCCACGGTTCGTCGAGCCGGTGATTCGACAGCCCATGGATGCCCGGCGCAATCGCGAGGACCTCGGCCTGGCGGCTGCCGAAATAGAACAGGCTGGCGCCATCGCCGACGATCAGGTTGAAGCCGTTGTAGTGCCCGGCGCGCGAGGCGAGGTGGCCCGCGAAGGCTTCGGGCGAATCGGTTCCGAGCAGGAATTCCGTGACGAGCGTGCCGCGCGAAAGCGCGGTGGAACGGCGGTCGGCGGGATCGCGGAAGTTGGTGATCGCGGCGAAGCGGCCGGTGCGCGTGTAGCCCATCCAGGTGCCGCCCGCCTGCAGGTCACGGCCCGCGAGCAACTGCGGATGCTCGGGCCACCAGTGCGCTGCTTGCGTGGGGCGCTCGCGCCACTCGTCGCGGTTCGCGGCGACCACCAGCGGGTACGTGGGGTGCGCCCGCCACGCGAGCGCGATCAGGCACATCGCGCGACCGCAGTTACTCCTGGGACGCGAGGAGCTTGTCGAGGCCGGCCTTGTAGCGCGCGACGTCGAACGAGCCGCCCGAGGCCATCATTTCCTGCATCTCCTTCTGGATGACGCGCGCGATCAGGTTCTTCGCCTGCGAGGGCGAGCGCTCCTTCGCGATGAGCTTGTCGTAGGCCGCCTGCGTTTCGGGTGGATCGCCGCTCGCAATGTGGTCGTCCACGATCTGGATGAAAGGGTCCTTCAGGGTCTTGTCGGCATCCATGTGCGCTTCCTCCGAAAATTCAGGTTATCGCTTTTTCGCGGCGTTCGAAAGCGCCGGCCGGGTCAGGATATCCGTGCGGGCAGCCAGGTCACGATCGCCGGGAAGAAGTAGATCAGGCCCACCGCCGCCGCCATGATCAGGAAGAAAGGCAGCGTGACCTTCGCGATCCACGGGACCTGGCGCTTCGTCATGCCCTGGAGCACGAAGAGGTTGAAGCCGACGGGTGGGGTGATCTGCGCCATCTCCACCGCCATCACGATGAAGATGCCGAACCAGATGAGGTCGATGCCCGCGCGCTGGATCGTGGGCAGGATCACGCCCATCGTGAGCACCACCATCGAGATGCCGTCGAGGAAGCAACCGAGGACCATGTAGAACACGAGCAGCCAGAAAAGCAGCCAGAAAGGCGCGAGCCCGAACCCGGTGATGAATTCCGCGAGCCGGCGCGGAAGGCCGATGTAGCCCATCG contains:
- a CDS encoding NRDE family protein — protein: MCLIALAWRAHPTYPLVVAANRDEWRERPTQAAHWWPEHPQLLAGRDLQAGGTWMGYTRTGRFAAITNFRDPADRRSTALSRGTLVTEFLLGTDSPEAFAGHLASRAGHYNGFNLIVGDGASLFYFGSRQAEVLAIAPGIHGLSNHRLDEPWPKVRHARDAMREALAEDNPVNRLFAMLGETKAAPDAELPDTGVGLDWERRLAPSLITGADYGTRASTVLTVTPGGAARFEERTRDASGIATGTAAFEVRPG